The window caCCATCCCTTGTCCATGTCCTTccctcttccaccccggTACCATGGCCAAATCGAGCTCCGACATCTTCATGAGCATCAAACCAGAGCACATGAACAACATCGCCGCGGGTGCCAAAAACCATGAATATCGGGGCTACCTTCTCCCATCGAGCGTGCGCCGCATCTGGTTCTATACCACGACTCCCGTCAAGCGCCTTGAATACATCGCCCACATCTCCCCGGGGAAAATTCCTGGGCAAGTGCCAGAGGATGGCGGAATCGGCAATGCAGACTTCAACGCGGGCCGGAAGCAATCCAAATACGGCTACGAGATTCTCCAGCTGTGGCGGTTGCGGCAACCGATCAGCTTGGAGCAGGCCATCACGACAGGGATTTTGAAATCGGCACCCCAAAAATATTGCTGGGTGTCGTGCAGTCTTCTCCAGTGCTGCTCACTGGACCAACAGGATCTCCTGATTTCCAAATTATCCGAGGAGCAACCTCCTGGCACTCTTCGGCACGGTGTCTGTAGATCTGTACCCGGGTATATACCAAGGTCCATCGGCTCGAAATAGAGCTACAGGAGACTTTCCCCTCCCAACCATATTGCTAGTTCTATCTCTCAACTATATAAATGCTATAGTATAGTTAGTGTAACTATTGGATTTACGTACTAATCCCTCTCAGCGAGTACCTGGAAGCACGGGCCACCGCGGAAATTCACCTCGTTCTTGTTCTCCGACTCACTTGAACCAACTCCTTCACCGACTCTAAATGTCCCTTCGCCGCGAAGCAGAGAGATGTGTCGCTAATCAACATTCCCTCCGCCT of the Penicillium psychrofluorescens genome assembly, chromosome: 1 genome contains:
- a CDS encoding uncharacterized protein (ID:PFLUO_000866-T1.cds;~source:funannotate): MAKSSSDIFMSIKPEHMNNIAAGAKNHEYRGYLLPSSVRRIWFYTTTPVKRLEYIAHISPGKIPGQVPEDGGIGNADFNAGRKQSKYGYEILQLWRLRQPISLEQAITTGILKSAPQKYCWVSCSLLQCCSLDQQDLLISKLSEEQPPGTLRHGVCRSVPGYIPRSIGSK